The proteins below are encoded in one region of Ursus arctos isolate Adak ecotype North America unplaced genomic scaffold, UrsArc2.0 scaffold_24, whole genome shotgun sequence:
- the ETV4 gene encoding ETS translocation variant 4 isoform X3 — MQLPGPCPPAPSQHHPSLLSCLFPPAQVPDSDEPFVPDFHAENLAFHSPTTRIKKEPQSPRTEPALSCGRELPLPYHRGEQCLYFSAYDPPRQIAIKSPAPGAPGQSPLQPFPRAEQQSFLRSSGTSQPHPGHGYLGEQSSVFQQPLDICHSFTSSQGGGREPLPAPYPHQLSEPCPPYPPQSFKQEYLDPLYEQAGQPAVGQAGVNGHRYPGAGVVIKQEQTDFAYDSDVPGCASMYLHTEGFSGHSPGDGTMGYGYEKPLRPFPDDVCVVPEKFEGDIKQEGVGVFREGPPYQRRGALQLWQFLVALLDDPTNAHFIAWTGRGMEFKLIEPEEVARLWGIQKNRPAMNYDKLSRSLRYYYEKGIMQKVAGERYVYKFVCEPEALFSLAFPDNQRPALKAEFDRPVSEEDTVPLSHLDESPAYLPELAGPTQPFGPKGGYSY, encoded by the exons TAGCTTTCCACAGCCCCACCACCAGGATCAAGAAGGAGCCCCAGAGTCCCCGCACAGAGCCCGCCCTGTCCTGCGGCAGGGAGCTGCCGCTCCCCTACCACCGTGGCGAGCAGTGCCTTTATTTCAG TGCCTATGACCCCCCTAGACAAATCGCCATCAAGTCCCCCGCCCCCGGTGCCCCCGGACAGTCGCCCCTGCAGCCCTTCCCCCGGGCAGAACAACAGAGTTTCCTGAGATCCTCTGgcacctcccagccccaccctggccaCGGGTACCTCGGGGAGCAGAG CTCTGTCTTCCAGCAGCCCCTGGATATTTGCCACTCCTTCACATCCTCCCAGGGAGGGGGCCGGGaacccctcccagccccctaCCCACACCAGCTGTCGGAGCCCTGCCCGCCCTACCCCCCGCAGAGCTTCAAGCAGGAATACCTGGACCCCCTGTACGAACAGGCAGGCCAGCCGGCGGTGGGCCAGGCTGGAGTCAATGGGCACAGGTACCCAGGGGCGGGGGTGGTGATCAAACAGGAGCAGACGGACTTCGCCTACGACTCTG ATGTCCCTGGGTGTGCATCAATGTACCTTCACACAGAGGGTTTCTCTGGGCACTCTCCAGGTGACGGGACCATGG GTTATGGCTATGAGAAACCTCTGCGACCATTCCCAGATGATGTCTGCGTCGTCCCGGAGAAATTTGAAG GGGACATCAAGCAGGAAGGGGTGGGAGTGTTCAGAGAGGGACCGCCCTACCAGCGCCGGGGGGCCTTGCAGCTATGGCAGTTCCTGGTGGCCCTGCTGGACGACCCGACGAATGCCCACTTCATCGCCTGGACCGGCCGGGGGATGGAGTTCAAACTAATAGAGCCTGAGGAG GTTGCCAGGCTCTGGGGCATTCAGAAGAATCGGCCGGCCATGAATTACGACAAACTGAGCCGCTCGCTCCGATACTACTATGAGAAAGGCATCATGCAGAAG GTGGCGGGCGAGCGCTACGTGTACAAGTTTGTGTGTGAGCCTGAGGCCCTCTTCTCTCTGGCCTTCCCGGACAATCAGCGTCCAGCCCTCAAGGCTGAGTTTGACCGGCCAGTCAGTGAGGAGGACACAGTCCCTTTGTCCCACTTGGACGAGAGCCCTGCCTACCTCCCGGAGCTAGCTGGCCCTACCCAGCCCTTTGGCCCCAAGGGTGGCTACTCTTACTAG
- the ETV4 gene encoding ETS translocation variant 4 isoform X4 produces the protein MQLPGPCPPAPSQHHPSLLSCLFPPAQVPDSDEPFVPDFHAENLAFHSPTTRIKKEPQSPRTEPALSCGRELPLPYHRGEQCLYFRQIAIKSPAPGAPGQSPLQPFPRAEQQSFLRSSGTSQPHPGHGYLGEQSSVFQQPLDICHSFTSSQGGGREPLPAPYPHQLSEPCPPYPPQSFKQEYLDPLYEQAGQPAVGQAGVNGHRYPGAGVVIKQEQTDFAYDSDVPGCASMYLHTEGFSGHSPGDGTMGYGYEKPLRPFPDDVCVVPEKFEGDIKQEGVGVFREGPPYQRRGALQLWQFLVALLDDPTNAHFIAWTGRGMEFKLIEPEEVARLWGIQKNRPAMNYDKLSRSLRYYYEKGIMQKVAGERYVYKFVCEPEALFSLAFPDNQRPALKAEFDRPVSEEDTVPLSHLDESPAYLPELAGPTQPFGPKGGYSY, from the exons TAGCTTTCCACAGCCCCACCACCAGGATCAAGAAGGAGCCCCAGAGTCCCCGCACAGAGCCCGCCCTGTCCTGCGGCAGGGAGCTGCCGCTCCCCTACCACCGTGGCGAGCAGTGCCTTTATTTCAG ACAAATCGCCATCAAGTCCCCCGCCCCCGGTGCCCCCGGACAGTCGCCCCTGCAGCCCTTCCCCCGGGCAGAACAACAGAGTTTCCTGAGATCCTCTGgcacctcccagccccaccctggccaCGGGTACCTCGGGGAGCAGAG CTCTGTCTTCCAGCAGCCCCTGGATATTTGCCACTCCTTCACATCCTCCCAGGGAGGGGGCCGGGaacccctcccagccccctaCCCACACCAGCTGTCGGAGCCCTGCCCGCCCTACCCCCCGCAGAGCTTCAAGCAGGAATACCTGGACCCCCTGTACGAACAGGCAGGCCAGCCGGCGGTGGGCCAGGCTGGAGTCAATGGGCACAGGTACCCAGGGGCGGGGGTGGTGATCAAACAGGAGCAGACGGACTTCGCCTACGACTCTG ATGTCCCTGGGTGTGCATCAATGTACCTTCACACAGAGGGTTTCTCTGGGCACTCTCCAGGTGACGGGACCATGG GTTATGGCTATGAGAAACCTCTGCGACCATTCCCAGATGATGTCTGCGTCGTCCCGGAGAAATTTGAAG GGGACATCAAGCAGGAAGGGGTGGGAGTGTTCAGAGAGGGACCGCCCTACCAGCGCCGGGGGGCCTTGCAGCTATGGCAGTTCCTGGTGGCCCTGCTGGACGACCCGACGAATGCCCACTTCATCGCCTGGACCGGCCGGGGGATGGAGTTCAAACTAATAGAGCCTGAGGAG GTTGCCAGGCTCTGGGGCATTCAGAAGAATCGGCCGGCCATGAATTACGACAAACTGAGCCGCTCGCTCCGATACTACTATGAGAAAGGCATCATGCAGAAG GTGGCGGGCGAGCGCTACGTGTACAAGTTTGTGTGTGAGCCTGAGGCCCTCTTCTCTCTGGCCTTCCCGGACAATCAGCGTCCAGCCCTCAAGGCTGAGTTTGACCGGCCAGTCAGTGAGGAGGACACAGTCCCTTTGTCCCACTTGGACGAGAGCCCTGCCTACCTCCCGGAGCTAGCTGGCCCTACCCAGCCCTTTGGCCCCAAGGGTGGCTACTCTTACTAG